Sequence from the Erythrolamprus reginae isolate rEryReg1 chromosome 2, rEryReg1.hap1, whole genome shotgun sequence genome:
gactaaaacctttcccacattcaggacattcaaagggtttctcgcaTGTGTGAGTCTTGTTGTGTCTCAAAAGGTTGGAATTACAACTAAAAGCTTTCCCacattcaggacattcaaaaggtttctctcctgtgtgagtcctctggtgttgcaccaggctgaaactctcactaaaacttttcccacagtaaggacattcaaagggtttctctcctgtgtgagtcctgtggtgtttcaccaggctggaattttgactaaaacttttcccacagtcagaacatttaaagggtttctctcctgtgtgagtcctctggtgttccaccaggttgaaactctgactaaaacttttcccacaatcagaacatttaaagggtttctctcctgtgtgagtcctctggtgtttcaccaggctagaACTGCAACTAAAcctttttccacagtcaggacattcaaagggtttttctcttgtgtgagtcctctggtgttttacCAGGTTGGAACTGCaactaaatctttttccacagtcaggacattcatagggtttctctcttgtgtgagtcctttggtgCACCACCAGGTTGaaattctgactaaaacctttcccacagtcaggacattcaaagggtttctctcctgtgtgagtcctctggtggtcCACCAGGTTGGAAcgttgactaaaacttttcccacagtcaggacattcaaagggtttctctcctgtgtgagtcctctggtgttgcaccaggctaaAACGctgactaaaacgtttcccacagtcaggacattcaaagggtttctctcctgtgtgagtcctctggtgttccacaAGGTTGGAATTGCAACTAAATCGTtttccacaatcagaacattcaaagggtttctctcctgtgtgaatcctctggtgtctcaccaggctggaattttcACTATaactttttccacagtcaggacattcaaagggtttctcgtGTGTGTGAGTCCTGTTGTGTTTCAAAAGGCTGGAATTCcatctaaaacctttcccacattcaggacattcaaagggtttctctcctatgtgagtcctctggtgtatcaccaggctggaattttgactaaaacctttcccacagtcaggacatttaaagggtttctcgCGTGTGTGACTCCTGTTGTGTCTCAAAAGGCTGGAATTACAACTGAAACGTTTCCCacattcaggacattcaaaaggtttctctcctgtgtgagtcctctggtgttccaccaggctggaattttgactaaaattgttcccacagtcaggacattcaaagtgtttctctcctgtgtgagtcctctggtgtctcaccaggctggaattttgactaaaacttttcccacagtcaggacattcaaagggtttctctcctgtgtgagtcctctggtgttgctcCAGGTTCCCACTCTGactaaatctttttccacagtcaggacattcaaagggtttctctcctgtgcgagtcctctggtgtttcatgactgaaattgtgacTGAATTTATCAGTCAGCGCATTCAAACATTTTCTCTTCCTTGTGAGTCTTGGGTGCTTCGCCACACTGGAATTCTCTCTTTGAAGTTTTTCTCACAGAATGGATGTTCAAATGGTGTTATTACTGTGTGTGCATCCTTTAGTATTTCATGATCTGACAATTTCTAATGTCATATGTTTTCTCCCTCATGTGTGTCTTCTGATGTACCACCATATTTGCAC
This genomic interval carries:
- the LOC139159877 gene encoding zinc finger protein 84-like isoform X1, which produces MKHQRTRTGEKPFECPDCGKRFSQSGNLEQHQRTHTGEKPFECPDCGKSFSQNSSLVRHQRTHTGEKHFECPDCGNNFSQNSSLVEHQRTHTGEKPFECPECGKRFSCNSSLLRHNRSHTREKPFKCPDCGKGFSQNSSLVIHQRTHIGEKPFECPECGKGFRWNSSLLKHNRTHTHEKPFECPDCGKSYSENSSLVRHQRIHTGEKPFECSDCGKRFSCNSNLVEHQRTHTGEKPFECPDCGKRFSQRFSLVQHQRTHTGEKPFECPDCGKSFSQRSNLVDHQRTHTGEKPFECPDCGKGFSQNFNLVVHQRTHTREKPYECPDCGKRFSCSSNLVKHQRTHTREKPFECPDCGKRFSCSSSLVKHQRTHTGEKPFKCSDCGKSFSQSFNLVEHQRTHTGEKPFKCSDCGKSFSQNSSLVKHHRTHTGEKPFECPYCGKSFSESFSLVQHQRTHTGEKPFECPECGKAFSCNSNLLRHNKTHTCEKPFECPECGKGFSQNSSLVNHQRTHTGEKPFECPVCGKSFSHSGNLVEHQSTHTGEKPFECPECGKSFSCNSSLLRHNRRHLVSKKADSLGKHISRKQFKKQC